A part of Thermoanaerobaculia bacterium genomic DNA contains:
- a CDS encoding helix-hairpin-helix domain-containing protein → MSTNIRIVLALVTAAAALPLLGSPPPPSPRSGEPAKTARPAGIPTRAHPLDVNTASEAELAALPGVGTEGARRIVDARPFASVAELSRTGLSKETLERIGPLVKVTGAGGPSTPMGAADRPMNPAPPPRAVVPPHRGMVWGDPDSRTYRLSSDPASGRTEHGRWMTESEAIQAGYRKSGKE, encoded by the coding sequence ATGAGTACGAATATCCGTATCGTCCTGGCTCTGGTCACGGCCGCGGCCGCGTTGCCGCTTCTGGGGTCGCCCCCGCCGCCCTCGCCGCGGAGCGGGGAGCCGGCAAAGACGGCCCGGCCTGCCGGCATACCGACCCGGGCACATCCGCTCGACGTCAATACCGCGTCGGAGGCCGAGCTCGCGGCGCTGCCCGGGGTCGGAACCGAGGGCGCGCGGCGGATCGTCGACGCGCGGCCGTTCGCATCCGTCGCCGAGCTCTCGCGGACCGGACTCTCGAAAGAGACGCTCGAACGGATCGGGCCGCTCGTGAAGGTGACGGGCGCCGGAGGGCCGTCGACTCCGATGGGGGCGGCGGACCGGCCGATGAACCCCGCCCCGCCGCCGAGGGCCGTCGTTCCTCCGCACCGGGGCATGGTGTGGGGAGATCCGGACTCGCGCACGTATCGGCTCTCGAGCGACCCCGCCTCCGGGAGGACGGAACATGGCCGCTGGATGACGGAGAGCGAGGCGATCCAGGCGGGGTACCGAAAGTCCGGGAAGGAGTGA
- a CDS encoding FAD-binding and (Fe-S)-binding domain-containing protein has translation MRPPTRNRTRPSPVDARGLAEALRRSVRGDVRFDAGSRALYATDASNYRQVPIGVVVPLDAEDVMAALAAARAFGAPVLSRGGGTSLAGQCCNVAVVLDFSRHLDRVLEVDPRRRLARVQPGCVLDTLRDAAAPHGLTFGPDPATHAYNTLGGMIGNDSCGVHSVMAAFEGDGGTTAANIESLEVATYGGERLRVGRTTDAELAAIVAAGGPRGAIYAALRDLRDRYADEIRARYPRIPRRISGFNLPQLLPENGFHVARALVGSEGTCVTVLEATANLVPAPPARSLVVLGFEDVFAAADAVPSIMAHRPIGLEGVDDRLVADMAAIGLHRDALGLLPRGRGFLLVEFGGATRAESDARAAALAAAMAGATAGHRLFADADDERRLWLVRESGLGATAHVPGKSLTWEGWEDSAVPPERLGAYLRDLRRLLDEHGYRGDFYGHFGEGCVHTRIDFDLESPAGVDRFRRFLADAARLVVSFGGSLSGEHGDGQSRAELLPLMFGERLVTAFREFKAIWDPDGRMNPGKVVDAHGATENLRLAGGPLAAPSPTAFRYPEDGGSFPRAMLRCVGVGACRRTEGGTMCPSFMVTREEKHSTRGRARLLFEMLKGEALTAGWRSREVREALDLCLSCKACKSECPVQVDMATYKAEFLSHHYARRLRPRAAWSMGLFPWIARAASMAPGAANFLTHAPLLSGVAKFAAGIAPEREVPRFAPKTFVSEFRREGEDARGVPVLLFPDTFTNHLEPRIAHAAVSVLRRAGFRVEIPPRPLCCGRPLYDFGMLDLARRQLRTILSALAPALAAGTPVVVLEPGCASVFRDELRSLFPDDGAARRLSETTFLLSEFLARAPGYRPPTLRGRALVQPHCHHRAATGFAEERTLLEAAGLSVDVPDAGCCGMAGAFGFERGERHRVSVAVGERALLPIVRAASPDTLVLADGFSCREQIAQGTGRRPKHLAEVLGPGEPA, from the coding sequence GTGAGACCTCCCACGAGAAACCGCACGCGCCCGAGTCCGGTCGACGCCCGCGGTCTCGCCGAAGCGCTTCGCCGGAGCGTCCGCGGCGACGTCCGCTTCGACGCCGGCTCGCGCGCCCTCTACGCGACCGACGCGTCCAACTACCGCCAGGTGCCGATCGGCGTCGTGGTGCCTCTCGATGCGGAGGACGTCATGGCGGCGCTCGCCGCGGCGCGCGCGTTCGGCGCGCCGGTGCTTTCCCGGGGAGGCGGGACGAGCCTCGCGGGCCAGTGCTGCAACGTCGCGGTGGTCCTCGACTTCTCCCGCCATCTCGACCGCGTGCTCGAGGTCGATCCCCGCCGCCGGCTCGCCCGCGTCCAGCCGGGATGCGTGCTCGACACGCTGCGCGACGCGGCGGCGCCCCACGGGCTGACGTTCGGCCCCGATCCCGCCACCCACGCGTACAACACGCTCGGGGGAATGATCGGAAACGATTCGTGCGGCGTGCACTCGGTGATGGCCGCGTTCGAAGGAGACGGCGGAACGACCGCGGCCAACATCGAGTCGCTCGAGGTCGCGACGTACGGGGGCGAACGCCTGCGCGTGGGGCGGACGACCGACGCGGAGCTCGCGGCGATCGTGGCCGCCGGAGGACCGCGCGGCGCGATCTACGCGGCGCTCCGCGATCTCCGCGACCGCTACGCGGACGAGATCCGCGCCCGTTATCCTCGGATCCCGCGGCGCATCTCGGGTTTCAACCTGCCGCAGCTCCTTCCGGAGAACGGTTTCCACGTCGCGCGGGCGCTCGTGGGATCCGAAGGCACGTGCGTGACGGTGCTCGAGGCGACCGCGAACCTCGTTCCGGCGCCCCCCGCCCGATCCCTCGTCGTGCTCGGCTTCGAGGACGTCTTCGCCGCGGCCGACGCGGTTCCGTCGATCATGGCGCATCGGCCGATCGGCCTCGAGGGAGTCGACGACCGGCTCGTCGCGGACATGGCGGCGATCGGCCTGCACCGCGACGCTCTCGGGCTGCTTCCGCGCGGCCGCGGCTTCCTGCTCGTCGAGTTCGGCGGAGCGACCCGCGCCGAGTCGGACGCGAGGGCCGCGGCGCTCGCCGCGGCGATGGCCGGGGCGACGGCCGGCCACCGGCTCTTCGCGGACGCGGACGACGAACGGCGCCTCTGGCTCGTGCGCGAATCGGGGCTCGGCGCGACCGCGCACGTTCCCGGAAAGTCGCTCACGTGGGAGGGATGGGAGGACTCGGCCGTTCCGCCGGAGAGGCTCGGGGCCTACCTTCGCGACCTGCGGAGGCTCCTCGACGAACACGGCTACCGCGGCGACTTCTACGGCCATTTCGGAGAGGGATGCGTCCACACGCGGATCGACTTCGATCTCGAATCGCCGGCCGGCGTCGACCGGTTCCGGCGATTCCTCGCGGACGCCGCGCGGCTGGTCGTGTCCTTCGGCGGATCGCTCTCGGGTGAGCACGGCGACGGGCAGTCGCGCGCCGAGCTGCTCCCCCTGATGTTCGGCGAGCGGCTCGTGACCGCCTTCCGCGAGTTCAAGGCGATCTGGGACCCCGACGGAAGGATGAACCCGGGAAAGGTCGTCGACGCTCACGGCGCGACCGAGAACCTGCGGCTGGCCGGCGGTCCGCTCGCGGCGCCCTCGCCGACCGCGTTCCGATACCCGGAGGACGGAGGGAGCTTTCCCCGCGCCATGCTGCGATGCGTCGGCGTGGGGGCCTGCCGCCGCACCGAGGGCGGAACGATGTGCCCGAGCTTCATGGTGACCCGGGAGGAGAAGCATTCGACGCGCGGCCGGGCGCGCCTCCTCTTCGAGATGCTGAAGGGGGAGGCGCTCACCGCGGGATGGAGGAGCCGGGAAGTGCGCGAGGCGCTCGACCTCTGCCTTTCCTGCAAGGCGTGCAAGAGCGAGTGTCCCGTCCAGGTCGACATGGCGACGTACAAGGCCGAGTTCCTCTCGCACCATTACGCGCGGCGCCTTCGTCCGCGGGCCGCCTGGTCGATGGGTCTCTTTCCCTGGATCGCGCGGGCGGCGTCGATGGCGCCCGGCGCGGCGAATTTCCTCACGCATGCGCCGCTCCTCTCGGGCGTCGCGAAGTTCGCGGCGGGCATCGCGCCCGAACGGGAGGTGCCGCGCTTCGCGCCGAAAACCTTCGTCTCGGAGTTCCGGCGGGAGGGGGAAGACGCGCGCGGCGTCCCGGTCCTCCTCTTTCCCGACACCTTCACGAATCACCTGGAGCCGCGAATCGCTCACGCGGCGGTGTCGGTCCTTCGGCGCGCCGGGTTCCGCGTCGAGATTCCGCCGCGGCCGCTCTGCTGCGGCCGGCCGCTCTACGATTTCGGCATGCTGGATCTCGCGCGCCGGCAGCTGCGGACGATCCTCTCCGCGCTCGCCCCCGCCCTCGCCGCGGGGACGCCGGTCGTCGTGCTCGAGCCGGGCTGCGCCTCGGTGTTCCGCGACGAGCTGCGGAGCCTGTTTCCCGACGACGGCGCCGCGCGGCGGCTCTCGGAGACGACCTTTCTCCTCTCGGAGTTCCTCGCGCGGGCTCCCGGTTACCGGCCGCCGACGCTCCGGGGGCGCGCTCTCGTGCAGCCGCACTGCCATCATCGCGCGGCGACCGGATTCGCGGAAGAGCGGACCCTGCTCGAGGCGGCCGGGCTCTCGGTCGACGTGCCGGACGCCGGCTGCTGCGGCATGGCCGGAGCGTTCGGGTTCGAGCGCGGCGAGCGTCATCGGGTCTCCGTCGCCGTCGGCGAGCGGGCTCTCCTTCCGATCGTCCGCGCGGCGTCGCCCGACACTCTCGTCCTGGCCGACGGGTTTTCCTGCCGCGAGCAGATCGCGCAGGGGACCGGGCGCCGGCCGAAGCACCTCGCGGAGGTCCTCGGGCCGGGAGAGCCGGCATGA